Below is a genomic region from Miscanthus floridulus cultivar M001 chromosome 1, ASM1932011v1, whole genome shotgun sequence.
AGGTAttaatcaaggacggagtccttaggatcagggaccaagagcagcgacttctcgccaaggtgaagaggtccctgaaccggttgtacctgctcgacctgaaggtagagcagccggtgtgcctggcggcaaggcacaccgaggaaccatggatgtggcataTCTGGTTcgaacatctcagcttcgacgtgcttgatcggctagagaagatggttcgagggctaccccacatcaagcacgaaggcgagctatgtgacagctgcctgacCGGGAAGCATatgaggctaccattcccaaatgcggccaagtatcacgcgaaggatgctctcgagctcgtccacggtgacctctgtgggccgatcacacctgctacaaacggtggtcggcggtacttcctcctgctcatggatgattgtagtcgctacatgtggctacaactcctgatgagcaaggacgaagcggtggcggtgatcaagaagttcaagatgcgcacgGAAGCCAAGAGCAGCAAGAAGCtccacgtgctgaggactgatcacggTGGCGAATTTACTTCGATGGAGTTTGCTGCGTACtacgtggatcagggtgtggtgcgacaccacaccacgccgtactcgccacaacagaatggcatggtggagcgacggaaccagacgatggtcggcatggcccgatccatgatgaaggtcaAAGGCATGCCGATAAGGTTCTGGGGGGAGGCGGTGACCACAGCGGTGTTTAGCCTCAACCGCGCTCCGACCAAAGTCCTAACGGGCAAGACGTTGTTCGAAGCTTgatatgggcgcaagccgaccATGACCTTCTtctggacattcggctgcatcggccacgttaggaagacaaagccaaacctcaccaagctggaggataggagcacacccatggtgttcctaggctacgcagAGGGTACCAAGACGTATCGGCTCTACGACCCAtgtggagacaaggtgcttgtctcgtgcGACGTTGTGTTCAACGAGAAGGTGGCTTGGGACTAGGGCAGTCTGAGCACGagagaagctggcggcttcaccagcatcttcatcgttgagcacttggtcatccacgatggtggagacactggggaagaggtgccgagcactttgGGAGGAGAGCCGAGCACTCCAACGGTAGGGCCGAGCACTCCtgaggcagtgccgagcactttgggagggatgccgagcactccgggaggagtgccgagcactccgagagAGATGCCGAGTACGCCAAGAGTGGCGTCGGGAGGTTctgtagtggtggcgaccactccaggacgggtgccgagcactcccatggtggagCCAAgatgtcttgcagtggtgccaaccactccaagactgaggctgagcactcctatagtggtgccgagcactgcaggagTAGTGATGAGCTATCCAGAACTAGTGCCAAGCATAgcaaccagggtgccgagcactcaaggtgatgtgccgagcactccggcagaacagggaactccatcaatgTCGATCGAGTTtgtctcacctccaagtgacatcactgagttcatggatgtCTTCCACAAAtttgaggaggtgcggttccgtaggGTGGACGACATCGTCGGCTGCACAAGACCCTCAGGACTGGCTGGTTGGCTGCTCAAAGACGTAGAGTTGCTGctcgtcagtgtagaggaaccacccacgttcgcgctggccgagcgagACGAAAACTGGCGAtgagcgatgctggaggagatgaaggcaatcgagaaaaacgagacatggcagcttgttaatccacctctaggatgccgtccgatcagcctgaagtgggtgtataaggtcaatcgggacgagctcggtgccattatcaagcacaaggcgcgcctcgtcgcccgaggctttgttcagcgtgagggtatagacttcgaggaggtctttacgccagtagcgcgcatggagtcgatccgtttgctactagccttggcagcagcaaaagaCTAGcatgtccatcacttggacgttaaatcggccttcctcaatggcgagctggtGGAGATAGTCTTCgttaggcaacctccaggtttcgccgtcaagggagaggagcacagggggCTCGAACtgtgcaaggcgctctacgggctacggcaggccccacgagcatggaacgccaaacttgacgccacgctgggcgagcttgggtttcaacggtgcacaaccgagcacgcgctctacacgggGATGTgaacgacttgatcgtcaccggcgcgcgcaagtaggacatcaacagcttcaagcatgAGACGACGGCTCATTTCCGAATGAGTGATCTCGATGCACCCTCCTACTACCTCgtcatcgaggtgagataggggaaggaggaactcatgctcggttagagcgcgtatgcctccaaactattggagcggagcggcatggctgagtgtaaGCTATGGTGACTCATATGGAGGAGCTACTGAAGCTGACGAAGACCAGCACCGTGGTGAAGGTGGATACAATACTCTACCAGAGCATCgccggcggtctgcgctacctagtccacacgaggtcggacattgcgttcgtcgtggACTACGTCgatcgcttcatggaggatcccaaagAGGATTACTGGGCTGTGGTGAATCGGCTACtgtgctacgtcaaggggacggtggatcaaaaGATCATCTTTCCCAAAATCggtgggagtaggctgcagctcactgtgttcagcgtgcagacatggcgggggacatcgacggatgacggagcacctctggcgtgctcgtctttctCGGGTCGACCCCAATTTTATGGCCGTCGCTGAAACATAAGGTGGTGGCACTAtttacgtgcgaggcagagtacgtagtggcggccacagcggcgtgccaagttgtgtggctgcgtcggctgctgggtgagctgaccggcgtggaagctcacccaccagcactgatggtggacaaccagcccgccatcgccctcgcgaagaatccttTTCTGCACGACcgaagcaaacacatcgacgtgaagttccacttccttagggactgtgtcgatggaggacagATCATCATCGAATTCGTCGAAACTGGTAggtaactcgcggacgtcctcaccaaaccgctcggacgtcttcgactcacggagctgaaggagatgatcggcatagaGGGgatacaagggatagcagtaggattaggggaagaattgttagaataatctactgtttttcttgtgtgaacacacagcaaggaaATACGACGCCGAAAAGGCTCCCTACTATGATACTGTAGCCGTTGTCAGAGGCAGACGCCGAACGGCTCACATGCCGCCCTGTAGCCACATGTagggacaggcgcagaagtcagtcaTGCTGTGTTATCTGGCTACTGTTGCAGCAtatgcgctgtactaggactagatagatagagttgtataaatagactaccacgacaactcagtaaagagcgttcagatttgccatctcccatacAGGATTTCggtcaacgctggtgtcttgtactatgtgtgtatgctctgttcttcctcttcttcaacctAAAGCTATAGTGTGTGGAGatagacaacgcttgttcgtgaaCGAcctagctagtgggtgctcgacaaTACCACTCACATCCTGTTAGCCAACATCAGACGCAAGCAGAAATTACTGCCAGCTGATAGTCCCCCAAAAAATCACTAGAATCAGCGGCTGGTGTGTGGATACATCCATTTCCCTAACGCCATGGTGTATTAAGATCTCTGCAGCAATTCCAGCAAACAACCAAATGCAAAACCAAGACTACAGTCCTTGCAATCACAATAAATCCAAGAAAACTGTCGAGGAATTTAAACGCGGACGCATCTAATCCTGCTGATGCTTCCTTAATCATCATCGGTCCGAAAGCTACGTGAGGGCACCGTCGTCGTTACCTCTCGCCCGCCAATcacatactactactagtactagatCGATCGGCGGTTGCAGAAAAGCCTGGGATCCAGGCCAGGCGATGCTGTTGGGAGGTCAGCCTCGCAGATGCATGCCTGGCTGGCTCCAAGCACCGTGTTTTGATTGCGAGCATCAAAGCGCATCGGCGAGACCACGATTGCATTACGGCAAGGGAATAGGGAAACCACGCTTTCGCTGTTAGGTGGCTTATGCttttgagcccttgtttagttcgcgaaaagttttctcaaaaagtgctacagcacccgtcacatcgaatcttacggtacgtgcatggagcattaaatgtagacgaaaataaaaactaattgcacagtttggttggaaattgcgagacgaacgttttgagcctaattagtccatgattgaacattaattgccaaataaaaacgaaattgctacagtagccaaatttcacaCTTTTCACGAACTAAACGCGCGCTGACTTCGTATTCGCCTCGGTGTCTACTGTCTAGTCTAGTACTAGTAACAGCACTCGTTGCTACATCCTGGAGGTCTCTAGATACCTGACGTTTCTGAATTCTTGACGTCTGTTTCTGATTAAAATGACAAGGCAGAGAACCTGCCATTTCTTCCTGAATTTCTGCTTTGTCCCTGTCTTTGCTGGTGCTACCTTGGTAGTATTTCAGTGGGCTAGGAAGGGCCACAGAATGTCAAAACTATACAAGCTAGcactatttgtttttttttatttgattgattgatgctCCATTCCATTTCAATTATGTGATGGCTAGTTTGCTACGCAACAGACGAACAGCTGAAGAAGGAGATACCAAGATTAGGGTCTCGCAGGGGTTGTTATTGTACTCAGCTCCCTGAAATGCCCATCAAATCTGGGAGCTGAGTACAAAGTCAAAAAAGaagtgacatagctgttccaaatTCATGGTTATATTGTTCTAGTATTACAAATTATTTGTTCCAAGTGTTCCATTTGttaatgaaaattgttttgctagCTGGAATTATTGTTCCACATGCCAAATGTAAACTATTtgtataatttttttataaaccTAATATTCAGGCTGTTCCGGTGCAAAATGGAGGACAGGAGAAAATGTTCTAGATGtagagagaaaaaaaacaaagttgCACTAATACAAATTATTGTTCCACATATAGAAGCCGAAACATATGTTCATAGAATTTCAAAAACTACAATATTTGAAGTCGTTCCAATGACAAAGGACCAAATGTTAGTGTAGGGTAATAAAATACCAACAATTATGGTAGTAATTTTGGAAAAaaagttttaaaaaataaatataaataaaagctAGATAAAAAAAAGAGTATGATGTGTTCCAAGTTCATGATTGTAGTGTTCTTGAGTTCAAAATATCCGTTCCTAACAAATAATGTTGCACTTATATAAGCTTATTACAATGTTCTATTTGTACGAATTATTTGATAAAAggggggcagacccagtgccggaggctcccacatgagtggggtctggggaagggaaaaaaccgaggcaagcctccccccgcaaatctgcggagaggctgcttcgaacccacgacctggtgactcagtgagacagctctcaccactgcaccaggcagACCCAGTACAAATTATTTGATCCCATATAAAAAATGAAACTTAAGAGGATATGACACTTTAGCATGTAAAAATGTAGGGGCTGTTCAGCTACAGAAATAAACGGTTGTTGCTACCATGCTGGCTACAACAACCGCTTATTCCTGTACCCGAACACCCCCGTACTCTAAGAAGGCAATAACTCATAAGAGCTTGATTTTTTTAATTGGAACAATTTTATTTTAGAGTGACCATGGAAACTGGCCCCTATACGAGAGTTTGAAATGAAATATCTTAGGAATGATGAGACCGTACGCCTCGTTGTCAACAGGTATATTGCCTACAATAAAAAGAAT
It encodes:
- the LOC136467497 gene encoding uncharacterized mitochondrial protein AtMg00810-like, whose translation is MVTHMEELLKLTKTSTVVKVDTILYQSIAGGLRYLVHTRSDIAFVVDYVDRFMEDPKEDYWAVVNRLLCYVKGTVDQKIIFPKIGGSRLQLTVFSVQTWRGTSTDDGAPLACSSFSGRPQFYGRR